The Aggregatilinea lenta genome includes a region encoding these proteins:
- a CDS encoding tyrosine-type recombinase/integrase: protein MTGLFDETSSDVLGTIRPEDLTWDKALELFETFYMASRNLAPRTRVEYRTDIVQLIDFLNSNGGPGPAEIGLSHLQAFLAHLDTRGLSGVTRRRKTASMKAFFSYLVSVNLIPRNLAQQLIPPEREYKEPRFLTIQEYQALLRACAHETRDAAIIELILQTGIRLSEVARLKIHDIELPLRINRDPANTGSLYVQGKGRKNRTLPINYKAGRALKAWLAVRPDVDHLTLFITKFQEPMGPRAIERAVEKYVKAAGLHHVSVHTLRHTFATQHVAHGTNLRTIQEALGHADLKTTSIYVSTAKEAMKRELQHNAL from the coding sequence ATGACAGGACTATTCGATGAAACGAGTAGCGATGTACTGGGAACAATACGACCAGAGGATCTGACGTGGGACAAGGCGCTCGAGCTTTTTGAGACTTTCTACATGGCCAGCCGAAACTTGGCGCCACGCACCAGAGTAGAGTATCGAACTGATATCGTTCAACTGATCGACTTCCTGAACAGCAATGGTGGCCCCGGACCGGCAGAAATCGGACTGTCTCATCTCCAGGCGTTCCTGGCTCATCTGGATACTCGAGGATTGTCGGGCGTAACGCGTCGCCGCAAGACCGCGTCCATGAAAGCCTTTTTTAGCTACCTCGTCAGCGTCAACCTGATTCCCCGTAATCTTGCCCAACAGCTTATTCCGCCCGAACGTGAGTACAAAGAACCTCGTTTCCTGACCATACAGGAGTATCAGGCGCTCTTGCGTGCTTGTGCACACGAGACGCGCGACGCCGCCATCATCGAGCTTATCCTGCAGACGGGCATTCGACTATCGGAAGTGGCGCGCCTCAAAATCCATGACATTGAGCTCCCGCTGCGCATCAATCGCGATCCGGCAAATACCGGCAGCCTGTATGTGCAGGGGAAGGGGAGAAAGAACCGGACGCTGCCGATTAACTACAAAGCCGGACGAGCGCTCAAAGCCTGGTTGGCTGTCCGACCTGATGTCGACCACCTCACGCTGTTCATCACGAAGTTTCAGGAGCCGATGGGGCCACGAGCTATCGAGCGGGCAGTTGAGAAGTACGTCAAAGCCGCCGGGCTGCACCATGTGTCGGTTCATACGCTGCGCCACACGTTTGCAACCCAGCATGTCGCGCACGGTACCAACTTGCGTACAATCCAGGAGGCGCTTGGTCACGCCGATCTCAAAACGACCTCGATTTACGTGTCAACCGCGAAAGAAGCGATGAAACGAGAACTGCAGCATAACGCCCTGTAG
- a CDS encoding type II toxin-antitoxin system Phd/YefM family antitoxin, with amino-acid sequence MTFISINITITTIMTNIARNASVISAMDFRKEPGSVLDRVDYRNETFVVKRAGKAKAALIPMREYEQLQRIKQDAKDRFWLMTQELQAAFRDVDPGEVEREIEQAVREVRTKKKHDS; translated from the coding sequence TTGACTTTCATTAGCATAAATATTACAATTACTACAATTATGACAAATATTGCTAGAAACGCCAGTGTCATCAGTGCGATGGACTTTCGGAAAGAACCCGGAAGCGTCCTAGATCGGGTTGATTACCGGAATGAGACGTTTGTAGTGAAGCGGGCCGGAAAAGCGAAAGCTGCGCTCATTCCTATGCGAGAATATGAGCAGTTGCAGCGGATTAAGCAAGATGCGAAAGACCGCTTTTGGCTCATGACCCAGGAACTTCAGGCGGCTTTTAGAGATGTAGATCCTGGTGAGGTTGAGCGCGAAATAGAACAAGCTGTGAGAGAAGTTCGAACGAAAAAAAAACACGATTCATGA
- a CDS encoding putative toxin-antitoxin system toxin component, PIN family: MSLASSPPLLATLDSNVIVSGGTVSHMAPSQIIRGWRAGAVDFALCEAILGEVQDVLARPYFADHVGWTQETIVAYVNELRKGSLIVPAKTKVNVCRDPDDNMVFSCAMEAQSDYIVSGDEDILDVGTFQGIPTLPPAQFVEVMKRNKGRGKAA, encoded by the coding sequence ATGAGTTTAGCTTCCTCTCCCCCATTATTGGCCACTTTAGACTCCAATGTAATTGTAAGCGGCGGCACCGTCTCCCATATGGCACCATCACAAATTATCCGGGGTTGGCGGGCAGGCGCCGTCGACTTTGCTCTGTGTGAAGCAATTCTTGGGGAGGTACAAGATGTACTCGCCCGCCCGTACTTTGCCGACCACGTTGGATGGACGCAGGAAACCATTGTTGCCTACGTCAATGAACTTCGAAAAGGATCGCTGATCGTGCCCGCAAAAACTAAGGTCAATGTATGCCGGGACCCAGATGATAATATGGTCTTTTCTTGCGCGATGGAGGCTCAATCGGACTATATTGTCAGTGGCGACGAGGATATTCTGGACGTCGGCACATTTCAGGGAATACCTACGTTGCCGCCCGCTCAGTTTGTGGAGGTTATGAAGCGGAACAAAGGACGTGGAAAAGCAGCATGA
- a CDS encoding helix-turn-helix domain-containing protein, giving the protein MPDKTSDSAGEKAVQLISLTEAAEISGLSHSHLRRLVRDGKIWGTKIGRDWLTTEKAVKDYLLTERRPGPKPKEG; this is encoded by the coding sequence ATGCCTGACAAAACGAGCGATTCCGCCGGAGAGAAAGCCGTACAGCTCATCTCCTTGACGGAAGCCGCTGAAATCAGTGGCCTGTCTCACAGCCATCTTAGGCGCCTTGTACGTGATGGAAAAATATGGGGAACCAAGATAGGCCGTGATTGGCTAACCACTGAGAAGGCGGTCAAGGACTACCTGTTGACTGAACGACGACCGGGGCCGAAACCTAAGGAAGGTTAA
- a CDS encoding recombinase family protein — protein sequence MPGKRAPKPSDRNIALCYVRQSYTRDEDDRNSPERQRSNIETFLAQKGWTPEWYEDVGGHKSGRGEANRPEWLRLKARLGDPDVIALVANDLSRLHRKGWRVGDLVDFLEKRNLALVLAAPGREVDTSTALGRLFIQFTAIIDEYYADDLAQRAKDSVQYRKARGISIGKPPFGTLRGEDGYLLPTPEGAWLLTDGTFVAGTEDSIPQDGALWRSYYVAAEFILRLYATGNVGLEKIAYQFNEEAWAYRDRAGEPRSISRDDVRRVVANWPEYGGIVMNTSAKARPAYVKHNVDELPFLPDRAVFPTKLLKEVARVRQERTVRPVDKGVMKNTYFYPLAGITYCAHCERLAAEKNNPRLRSPFGGLKGNGVPRYRHKTGVTCGATNRSVRCDLYEEDFTRLIKLLTVRPEMLDLMTELAIQADKGNGDHRDAADLEAEKQEAIALCQRRIEAAVNLYGDGRVDRAEYLRRVEFNEREIAHWQARTTETEKLAFEFAMCAEALDKIVRLWEMSSNEDKQGLTRSLFSSIVYDLDTQRIVDFRLKPWADRFLILRAALYEDEGDEGEGPAGTGQSGGGQAALGNEDGMYKDMTRSPLWGIGCHMPSEQMAALFYPSKTQLLALFSTSMWAKLHQLHHSLKLPQNRLSAMKKSVLVTRRAQVCQS from the coding sequence ATGCCGGGTAAAAGGGCTCCAAAGCCATCGGATCGTAACATCGCCCTTTGCTACGTGCGTCAATCCTATACCCGCGATGAGGATGACCGAAATAGCCCTGAGCGTCAACGATCAAATATAGAGACATTCCTCGCCCAGAAGGGCTGGACGCCCGAATGGTATGAAGATGTAGGCGGACATAAATCGGGCCGAGGTGAGGCAAACCGCCCGGAGTGGTTGCGGCTCAAGGCTCGACTTGGCGACCCTGACGTTATCGCATTGGTAGCCAATGACTTGTCCCGTCTTCACCGGAAAGGCTGGCGTGTGGGTGATCTTGTCGACTTTCTAGAGAAGCGCAACCTCGCCTTGGTGCTCGCCGCTCCTGGCCGTGAAGTGGACACCTCGACTGCTCTGGGGCGTTTGTTTATTCAGTTTACGGCGATTATCGATGAATATTATGCCGATGATCTTGCGCAGCGAGCTAAAGACAGCGTGCAGTATCGCAAGGCACGAGGAATTAGCATCGGAAAGCCACCTTTCGGGACCTTGCGCGGTGAAGACGGTTATCTACTGCCTACGCCAGAAGGAGCTTGGCTTCTCACCGATGGCACCTTCGTCGCAGGTACAGAAGACAGCATTCCTCAAGACGGTGCTCTTTGGCGTAGCTACTATGTTGCAGCAGAATTCATCCTGAGGCTGTATGCAACTGGGAACGTGGGCCTGGAAAAAATCGCCTATCAGTTTAACGAGGAAGCATGGGCTTATCGAGATCGTGCGGGAGAGCCACGCTCCATTTCCCGCGATGATGTTCGCCGGGTCGTGGCTAACTGGCCGGAGTATGGTGGCATTGTGATGAATACCAGTGCCAAGGCCCGGCCAGCTTATGTGAAACACAACGTCGACGAACTTCCTTTTCTACCTGATAGAGCCGTTTTTCCAACCAAACTGCTCAAGGAAGTTGCGCGCGTGCGCCAGGAACGAACCGTGCGCCCTGTCGACAAGGGCGTGATGAAAAACACCTACTTTTATCCCCTTGCAGGGATTACCTACTGCGCTCATTGTGAACGTCTAGCCGCCGAGAAGAATAATCCCCGATTGCGCAGTCCTTTTGGTGGTCTCAAAGGCAACGGTGTTCCGCGTTATCGACACAAGACCGGTGTGACGTGTGGTGCTACCAATCGCTCGGTTCGCTGTGACCTTTATGAAGAGGATTTTACCCGACTGATCAAACTGCTTACGGTTCGCCCGGAGATGCTTGATCTTATGACCGAACTGGCAATTCAGGCGGACAAAGGCAATGGCGATCACCGCGATGCTGCGGACCTGGAGGCGGAAAAACAGGAAGCCATTGCGCTATGTCAGCGTAGGATTGAGGCGGCGGTGAATCTCTATGGCGATGGGCGCGTTGATCGTGCGGAGTACCTACGACGAGTAGAATTCAATGAACGCGAAATCGCTCATTGGCAAGCTCGAACGACTGAGACCGAAAAGCTGGCATTCGAATTTGCGATGTGTGCTGAGGCGCTTGACAAGATTGTTCGCTTATGGGAGATGAGTTCCAACGAGGACAAGCAGGGGTTGACCCGTAGCCTATTCTCTAGCATCGTTTACGACCTGGATACCCAGCGAATTGTGGACTTCCGTTTGAAGCCCTGGGCTGATCGGTTCTTGATTCTGCGAGCTGCTCTGTATGAGGATGAAGGCGATGAAGGGGAAGGCCCCGCAGGTACTGGCCAATCTGGAGGGGGTCAGGCGGCACTTGGTAATGAAGATGGTATGTATAAGGATATGACTCGTAGTCCCCTATGGGGCATAGGCTGCCACATGCCTTCAGAGCAGATGGCAGCTTTATTTTATCCCTCGAAGACGCAATTGCTCGCCTTGTTTTCCACCTCTATGTGGGCCAAACTACACCAACTTCACCACAGTCTCAAGCTACCCCAAAACAGACTGTCCGCAATGAAGAAATCCGTGCTCGTTACGCGGCGGGCACAAGTGTGCCAGAGTTAG
- the dndB gene encoding DNA sulfur modification protein DndB — MEAYNYQFTALRGIQSGREYYVAMCPLRLIPKIFLFDEEEIPPELRAQRVLNRARVPQIAQYIIDYPDDYVFSSLTASIDGDVNFESLAEHGYGRNAGVLTVSMNSRFLINDGQHRRAAIEEALKQNPKLGEETISVVFFVDAGLERSQQLFADLNKHAIRPTKSIGILYDRRDPFSQLSLKLMDSVPIFRGLTETEKTTISNRSSKVFTLSAIYQATMALLHMKHSDIVTESDLQISREYWTLLGETIPEWRLVITKHISPAELRQNYVHGHGVTLHAFGIAGHTLIETSPRDWQKRLTPLGTVDWLRTNRIWEGRAMIRGKMSKAGDSVALTAALIKKVLELPLTYEETELENTVLALQGE; from the coding sequence ATGGAAGCATATAACTATCAATTCACTGCATTAAGAGGAATACAATCTGGCCGAGAGTATTATGTAGCGATGTGCCCACTCAGGCTCATTCCCAAAATCTTCCTCTTTGATGAGGAAGAAATACCTCCTGAACTGCGTGCTCAGCGCGTATTGAACCGTGCTCGAGTACCTCAGATTGCTCAGTATATTATAGACTACCCCGATGATTATGTGTTCTCATCCCTTACTGCCTCAATTGATGGCGACGTAAATTTCGAGTCTCTGGCGGAACACGGGTATGGCCGCAACGCTGGTGTTCTGACAGTATCGATGAACAGTAGGTTTTTGATCAATGATGGACAACATCGTCGGGCTGCAATTGAAGAAGCGCTTAAACAGAATCCCAAACTGGGTGAGGAGACGATTTCGGTTGTATTTTTTGTTGATGCAGGATTGGAACGTAGTCAGCAGTTGTTTGCCGACTTGAATAAACACGCTATTCGTCCGACGAAATCTATAGGCATCCTCTATGATCGGCGCGACCCCTTTTCACAACTCTCGCTGAAACTCATGGACAGCGTACCGATATTCAGAGGGCTGACAGAGACTGAAAAAACAACTATTTCGAACCGAAGTTCAAAAGTATTCACTTTGAGTGCTATCTACCAAGCAACGATGGCGCTGCTTCACATGAAGCACAGCGACATCGTCACGGAAAGCGACCTGCAAATCTCACGGGAATATTGGACTCTTTTGGGTGAGACTATTCCAGAATGGCGCTTGGTTATCACTAAGCATATCAGTCCAGCGGAACTTCGGCAGAATTATGTTCATGGTCATGGAGTAACGTTACATGCTTTTGGAATTGCTGGCCATACGCTTATTGAAACTTCCCCTCGCGACTGGCAGAAGCGCCTCACACCGCTAGGAACTGTGGACTGGTTGCGCACAAACCGGATATGGGAAGGAAGAGCAATGATCCGTGGCAAAATGAGCAAGGCGGGGGACAGTGTGGCATTGACCGCGGCTCTTATAAAGAAAGTTCTAGAGCTTCCGTTGACATATGAAGAAACAGAACTCGAGAACACTGTGTTAGCATTGCAGGGGGAGTGA
- the dndC gene encoding DNA phosphorothioation system sulfurtransferase DndC has translation MHRIGLPSEDRSVFDARTLEDIYTEIREVYLSTRLPWVIGYSGGKDSTATVQLVWYALATLPQGQLEFPVYIIASDTLVETPVISDHLNATLRKMNEMAREQGAPFEAHKVTPQVTDTFWVNLIGRGYPAPNQRFRWCTERMKIQPANRFILDRAAEYGEVVMVLGGRKSESASRAQVMTAKHGKITGSKLGRHHILSRAYVYTPIADFSTDDVWTYLLQVPSPWGSSNRDLAALYRSANSGECPLVVDDTTPSCGNSRFGCWTCTVVTRDKSMEAMIDSGEEWMLPLLDFRDWLVETQNPERKHLYREHKRRTGEVLVEAKTADGQRLRGLKSIEMYIDETSEKIKDSKLIRGPYKLEFCKEMLRRLLRTQQQVRIEGPDPEIELISEAEIHEIRRIWRTERQDWDDSVPQIYYEMTSKRLDWLQDDIGTFSAMEFQVLDAICQEQAIPTDLVARLMEQERQMQGMHRRAGIFQRIDDVLREEWRDESTIRQVYRLPILEDSDETELQ, from the coding sequence ATGCATCGAATTGGCCTACCCAGCGAAGATCGTTCTGTATTCGATGCGCGGACGCTAGAGGATATCTACACCGAAATCCGCGAAGTCTATTTGTCAACTAGACTACCTTGGGTAATTGGCTATAGTGGCGGCAAAGACTCAACCGCAACTGTTCAGCTTGTTTGGTACGCTCTTGCAACATTACCACAAGGACAATTGGAATTTCCTGTTTATATCATCGCCTCTGATACCCTTGTCGAAACGCCTGTGATCTCGGATCATCTGAATGCTACTTTGCGGAAGATGAATGAAATGGCCAGAGAACAAGGCGCGCCATTCGAGGCCCACAAAGTTACCCCTCAAGTAACAGATACTTTCTGGGTAAACCTCATCGGTCGAGGTTATCCAGCGCCCAATCAGCGTTTTCGCTGGTGCACTGAACGCATGAAAATTCAGCCCGCAAATCGCTTTATCCTTGATCGCGCCGCTGAATATGGTGAAGTCGTGATGGTTCTAGGAGGGAGAAAGAGTGAGAGCGCTAGTCGTGCACAAGTAATGACTGCCAAACATGGAAAGATCACCGGAAGTAAACTCGGTCGGCACCATATACTTTCGCGCGCATATGTCTATACTCCGATTGCTGATTTCTCAACAGATGATGTGTGGACTTACTTGCTTCAAGTTCCATCGCCCTGGGGGAGTAGCAATCGTGATCTTGCTGCCTTGTATCGATCTGCAAACTCCGGCGAATGTCCGCTAGTGGTGGATGACACAACTCCTTCCTGTGGCAATAGTCGCTTTGGGTGCTGGACGTGTACTGTTGTGACTCGTGATAAGTCAATGGAGGCAATGATCGACAGTGGTGAAGAATGGATGTTACCTCTATTGGATTTTCGCGATTGGCTGGTAGAGACACAGAATCCAGAGAGAAAACATCTCTATCGCGAGCACAAACGTCGCACTGGCGAAGTTCTGGTAGAGGCGAAGACTGCTGATGGTCAGCGCTTGCGCGGGCTGAAGAGCATAGAGATGTACATAGATGAAACCAGCGAAAAAATCAAGGACTCCAAGCTTATTCGAGGCCCATATAAGTTGGAGTTCTGTAAAGAAATGCTCCGGCGTTTACTGCGGACACAGCAACAGGTTCGTATTGAAGGGCCTGATCCGGAGATCGAGCTTATCAGCGAGGCGGAGATTCATGAGATCCGTCGCATATGGCGCACAGAACGACAGGATTGGGACGACTCAGTTCCACAAATCTACTATGAAATGACCAGCAAGAGACTCGACTGGCTCCAAGATGACATTGGCACGTTTTCGGCTATGGAGTTTCAAGTACTTGATGCAATTTGCCAAGAACAGGCTATTCCTACAGACTTGGTTGCTCGTTTGATGGAACAGGAACGTCAAATGCAAGGTATGCATCGCCGTGCTGGGATTTTTCAGCGCATCGATGACGTATTGCGCGAAGAATGGCGCGATGAGTCGACGATCCGTCAGGTATACAGACTGCCGATCCTAGAAGACAGCGATGAGACGGAATTGCAATGA
- the dndD gene encoding DNA sulfur modification protein DndD: protein MIFTHLTIENFGIYDGTHEFDLRPRKVDGKFLPVILFGGKNGAGKTTILEAIRLCLYGQLALGTRVRRVDYETHIMHRLHRSSSTSLPARSASVELVFDHVHAGVLSTYNAVRAWRVEGQTFHERVTIYKNSQVLREIAPEHWSDFLRDLIPPGVADLFFFDGEQVQALADDETETTALATAMNGLLNLDLVERLKSDLALYVRQQENRESSVLQRAADEAQNAHENIEAVYSARYQDRAGLRTQLDRVRKRLEDARQLLLKEGASFVERRTELELRQLEVERALEQTRAAIRDLVTGLMPFALAPTWNVRLKERLEEEAKAEQAWSTYEARIALATEVASRALDPAFQQEVAPRVTPQDWARIANELQALLKPGEFDNPSILHPVSTQGRVQLVEWVDKVLHDIPVQMRALAHQLEALESERSTLEQALRQIPDDAVANPLLEQFHILSEAKGSLQEQIRQADTEMGQIELQLAEADRQRKKAWQQLASAGDTDLRIERAAKVQVILDAYLEEITASKTQELEKMVAHFFNLLCRKDLLVREVQIDPKRHTVILYSDNRLELPKSSLSAGERQLYAMSLLWALRSVSGRMLPIIIDTPMGRLDSDHRRTLLTEFFPNAAHQIILLSTDTEINVEAYELLKPAISHTFMLQYDEEQGHTNVEHKYFVDSEEPAP from the coding sequence ATGATTTTCACGCACTTGACGATAGAGAACTTCGGCATTTATGACGGTACGCATGAGTTTGATTTGCGTCCGCGTAAGGTTGATGGGAAATTCCTGCCCGTCATCCTATTTGGTGGTAAGAATGGGGCCGGTAAAACAACTATTCTTGAGGCTATCCGATTGTGCCTCTATGGACAGCTTGCCCTCGGCACCCGTGTCCGTCGCGTTGACTACGAAACTCATATTATGCATCGCCTTCATCGCAGTTCAAGCACTTCACTTCCGGCACGGTCAGCAAGTGTGGAACTCGTTTTCGACCATGTCCATGCGGGTGTTCTGAGTACATACAATGCCGTGCGTGCGTGGCGCGTCGAAGGTCAGACATTCCATGAGCGCGTTACCATCTATAAAAATAGTCAGGTGCTGCGCGAAATTGCCCCGGAACATTGGAGTGATTTCCTGCGTGACCTTATTCCTCCTGGCGTGGCCGATTTATTCTTCTTTGATGGCGAGCAGGTCCAGGCACTCGCAGATGATGAGACGGAAACTACTGCTTTAGCAACAGCAATGAACGGCCTACTCAACCTCGATCTGGTAGAGCGCCTCAAGTCAGATCTTGCTTTGTATGTAAGACAACAGGAAAACAGGGAAAGCTCAGTACTGCAACGAGCTGCCGATGAAGCGCAGAACGCCCATGAGAATATTGAGGCTGTTTATTCCGCACGTTACCAAGACCGTGCTGGACTTCGTACTCAGCTTGATCGCGTTCGCAAGAGACTTGAAGATGCTCGACAACTGCTTCTGAAAGAAGGTGCAAGTTTTGTTGAACGACGCACGGAATTAGAACTGCGGCAATTGGAAGTTGAACGAGCGCTTGAACAAACACGAGCTGCTATCCGCGACCTTGTTACTGGCCTAATGCCGTTCGCCTTGGCACCGACGTGGAACGTTCGCTTGAAGGAACGCCTCGAAGAAGAGGCTAAAGCCGAGCAAGCCTGGTCAACCTATGAAGCCCGGATAGCGCTGGCCACCGAAGTCGCGTCTAGAGCCCTCGATCCAGCATTCCAGCAGGAAGTTGCCCCTCGTGTGACACCTCAGGACTGGGCAAGAATCGCCAACGAGCTTCAGGCGCTTCTGAAGCCAGGTGAGTTTGACAATCCATCAATACTGCATCCCGTGTCGACACAAGGCCGAGTGCAGTTAGTTGAGTGGGTTGATAAAGTTTTGCATGACATCCCAGTGCAGATGCGTGCCTTAGCGCATCAACTTGAGGCGCTGGAATCTGAACGAAGTACTTTGGAGCAGGCACTCAGGCAAATCCCAGATGATGCTGTCGCCAACCCGCTATTAGAGCAGTTCCATATTCTATCGGAAGCAAAAGGTAGCTTGCAGGAACAAATTCGCCAAGCTGATACTGAGATGGGCCAGATTGAACTCCAATTGGCTGAAGCAGATCGGCAGCGCAAGAAAGCTTGGCAACAACTGGCGAGTGCCGGGGATACGGATCTGCGGATCGAGCGGGCAGCAAAGGTCCAAGTCATCCTAGATGCGTATTTAGAGGAGATCACTGCCAGCAAAACACAAGAACTTGAGAAGATGGTAGCTCACTTCTTCAACCTGTTGTGCCGCAAAGATCTGCTTGTACGGGAAGTACAGATAGATCCTAAACGACATACAGTAATTCTGTATAGCGATAACCGCCTAGAGCTGCCCAAATCCAGCCTGTCGGCTGGTGAAAGACAGCTTTACGCAATGTCACTTCTATGGGCACTTCGTTCAGTGTCCGGGCGCATGTTACCTATTATCATCGATACCCCAATGGGGCGTCTTGACAGCGATCACCGCCGAACATTGCTAACCGAGTTCTTCCCCAATGCAGCTCACCAAATTATCCTGCTCTCGACCGATACGGAGATCAACGTCGAAGCATACGAATTGCTCAAACCAGCGATTTCTCATACTTTCATGCTGCAATACGATGAGGAGCAAGGGCATACGAATGTGGAACATAAGTATTTTGTAGACTCGGAGGAACCGGCGCCATGA
- the dndE gene encoding DNA sulfur modification protein DndE, which produces MRMTRLRVCKEVDQRLIHLKARTGLNPNLLCRIGFCLSLNDPSIPDPAAYPPDSDREINRYTLTGEWDSYFVALLRERCAYDNMDLDNDLEDQFRAHINRGVLMLYLRVKHLGDLDRLVQDFNPDIDGEQAKVGTNGSSRLHLP; this is translated from the coding sequence ATGAGAATGACACGTCTGCGCGTCTGTAAAGAGGTTGATCAACGTCTTATCCATCTGAAAGCACGCACCGGATTGAATCCCAACCTACTTTGTCGAATAGGGTTCTGCTTGTCACTCAATGATCCATCCATACCGGACCCAGCAGCTTATCCACCTGATAGCGACCGAGAGATCAACCGGTATACGTTGACAGGTGAATGGGACAGTTACTTTGTTGCTCTCCTGCGCGAACGGTGCGCCTATGACAATATGGACCTGGATAATGATCTGGAAGATCAGTTCCGAGCCCACATCAACAGAGGGGTGTTAATGCTCTACCTCCGGGTAAAACATCTGGGAGACCTGGACAGATTAGTACAGGATTTCAATCCGGATATAGACGGCGAGCAAGCAAAGGTCGGCACTAATGGAAGTAGCAGACTACATCTACCTTGA
- a CDS encoding cysteine desulfurase family protein has product MEVADYIYLDHNATTPVDPRVLDAMLPYFTEVFGNAASIDHEAGHMAMRAVETAREQCARIIGAVEPKEIVFTSGATESDNIALLGVAERYADKGDHIVTCVTEHKAVLDCCQRLEQLGKRVTYLPVDQYGLIDLDQLRNALTPQTILISIMFANNEIGTIAPVKEIGAIAREHGVLFHTDAAQAVGHVPVEVDEMNIDLLSFSAHKTYGPKGIGGLYVRRRNPRVKVAPVIYGGGHELGLRSGTLNVPGIVGMGKAFEIARQQMKTDAKKYREWIQMMYEQLCEQLGDVALNGHPTQRLPHNLNVSIKGIESKSLVVQLKNIAISTGSACTSATVEPSHVIKALGFGEDRAHNAIRIGVGRYNQQEQLDYAVRGIVTAARRLQQLWT; this is encoded by the coding sequence ATGGAAGTAGCAGACTACATCTACCTTGATCACAATGCGACGACCCCGGTTGATCCACGGGTTTTGGACGCGATGTTGCCGTATTTCACAGAGGTTTTTGGCAATGCCGCCAGCATTGACCACGAGGCCGGGCACATGGCGATGCGGGCAGTCGAAACGGCCCGCGAACAATGTGCCCGAATTATCGGCGCTGTTGAGCCGAAGGAGATAGTTTTCACTAGCGGGGCAACAGAGTCGGATAATATCGCCCTTTTGGGGGTGGCTGAAAGATATGCTGACAAGGGCGATCATATCGTCACTTGTGTCACCGAACATAAAGCAGTACTTGACTGCTGCCAACGACTAGAGCAGTTAGGCAAACGTGTGACCTATCTGCCGGTTGATCAGTATGGTCTGATTGACCTGGACCAACTCCGTAATGCGCTCACGCCGCAGACTATTCTTATCTCCATCATGTTTGCCAACAACGAGATCGGGACTATTGCACCTGTCAAGGAGATCGGCGCAATCGCTCGCGAACATGGGGTGCTGTTCCATACCGATGCGGCGCAAGCGGTAGGCCATGTTCCAGTTGAAGTTGATGAAATGAATATCGACTTACTCTCGTTCTCGGCCCACAAAACCTATGGCCCAAAAGGTATTGGTGGATTGTATGTACGTCGGCGAAATCCTCGTGTGAAAGTAGCGCCCGTAATCTATGGCGGTGGCCACGAACTTGGCTTGCGTTCAGGGACTCTCAATGTGCCAGGCATTGTAGGCATGGGCAAAGCGTTTGAAATTGCTCGGCAGCAGATGAAAACCGATGCTAAGAAGTACCGCGAGTGGATACAGATGATGTACGAGCAGCTCTGTGAGCAACTTGGCGATGTCGCATTAAATGGTCATCCCACCCAACGGCTGCCCCATAATCTAAACGTGTCAATCAAGGGCATCGAAAGCAAATCGCTGGTTGTTCAGCTTAAAAACATTGCAATTTCCACGGGCTCAGCCTGCACATCGGCGACAGTTGAACCCTCCCATGTAATAAAGGCGCTCGGCTTTGGCGAAGATCGAGCGCATAATGCTATACGTATTGGCGTAGGACGATATAATCAACAGGAACAACTAGACTATGCGGTTCGCGGCATTGTGACCGCAGCGCGAAGACTTCAGCAACTTTGGACCTGA